From a region of the Pirellulales bacterium genome:
- a CDS encoding rod shape-determining protein, translating to MLERFFGLLGSDLAIDLGTANTLVGVAGEGVVLDEPSVVAVEEGTTRVVAGGRAVGHLAKQMLGRTPGSINVVRPLSAGVITDFELCEAMLRYFFRKAQRGAWSRGPRVLVAVPGSITPVEKRAVYNSAHRAGARQVFLVSEAIAAAVGAGLPITEPVASMICDIGGGTTEVAVLSLGDVVASTSVRVGGDRMDQAIIDYLRRRHNLRIGLATAEQLRIDIGSAAPLAKELSTEVRGVDATTGLPRRAGLTSVELREALTAPLDDILDAIKTTLDGCSPDLAADLVDNGITVCGGAALLRQFEALIAERIGLPARVLPEARTIVATGMLTLLEDLSEWQRMLQSSDDDV from the coding sequence ATGCTTGAGCGATTCTTCGGCTTGCTAGGTTCCGACCTGGCTATTGATCTCGGCACGGCAAATACGCTCGTCGGCGTAGCGGGCGAAGGCGTAGTTCTCGACGAGCCCTCGGTCGTGGCCGTTGAGGAAGGAACCACGCGCGTCGTCGCCGGAGGGCGGGCTGTCGGCCATCTGGCCAAGCAGATGCTGGGTCGCACGCCGGGATCGATCAACGTGGTCAGGCCTCTCTCGGCCGGCGTGATTACCGACTTCGAACTGTGCGAAGCGATGCTCCGCTATTTCTTTCGCAAAGCGCAGCGCGGCGCCTGGTCGCGCGGACCGCGGGTGCTGGTCGCGGTGCCGGGCTCGATCACTCCCGTCGAAAAGCGCGCCGTCTACAACAGCGCCCATCGTGCCGGCGCCCGGCAGGTGTTCCTGGTCAGCGAAGCGATCGCGGCCGCGGTCGGCGCAGGACTGCCGATCACCGAACCTGTTGCCAGCATGATCTGCGACATCGGCGGTGGAACGACCGAGGTGGCCGTGCTGAGCTTGGGGGACGTCGTGGCCTCGACATCGGTTCGCGTCGGTGGCGATCGCATGGATCAGGCGATCATCGATTACCTGCGCCGGCGGCATAATTTGCGCATCGGCCTGGCCACGGCCGAGCAGTTGCGCATCGACATTGGTAGCGCCGCGCCACTGGCTAAAGAGCTTTCGACCGAAGTGCGCGGCGTCGACGCCACGACCGGTTTGCCCCGCCGGGCCGGACTGACGAGCGTCGAGCTGCGCGAGGCGCTGACCGCGCCGTTGGATGACATTCTCGACGCCATCAAGACCACGCTCGACGGCTGCAGCCCCGACCTGGCCGCGGATCTGGTCGATAACGGTATCACGGTTTGCGGCGGGGCCGCGCTGCTGCGGCAATTCGAAGCTTTGATCGCCGAGCGAATTGGCCTGCCAGCGCGCGTGCTGCCCGAAGCGCGCACGATTGTCGCTACCGGCATGCTCACGCTGCTGGAAGACCTGTCCGAGTGGCAGCGAATGCTGCAATCGAGTGACGATGATGTTTGA